The Nocardioides salarius genome includes a region encoding these proteins:
- a CDS encoding IS256 family transposase, translated as MTVDPNSIDLPTFMAEHLQRAEPDLLRSMLSTFVQALMSAEADAICGAPYGERSPERTNSRNGYRVRDFDTRTGTMEVAIPKLREGSYFPDWLLERRRRAERALTTVVATCYLLGVSTRRMEKLVETLGITRLSKSQVSVMAKELDAHVEDFRTRPLDAGPYTFVAADALTMKVREGGRVVNTHVLVATGVNADGHREILGLDICSAESEAGWLTLFRGLNARGLSGVKLVTSDAHSGLVAAVGATLEGASWQRCRTHYAANLMAICPKSSWPGVKAMLHSVYDQPDAKAVHAQFDKLLDTVADKLPEVHDHLDEARSDILAFTAFPKEIWRQIWSNNPNERLNREIRRRTDVVGIFPDRTSAIRLIGAVLAEQHDDWIEGRRYLGLDVLARSRMALINTDETTIEKEDLTPAAFTA; from the coding sequence ATGACCGTCGACCCCAACTCTATTGACCTTCCCACGTTCATGGCCGAGCACCTGCAGCGCGCCGAGCCCGACCTTCTCCGATCGATGCTGTCCACGTTCGTGCAGGCGTTGATGTCGGCCGAGGCGGACGCGATCTGCGGCGCTCCCTACGGCGAGCGCAGCCCGGAACGGACCAACTCCCGCAACGGCTACCGGGTCCGGGACTTCGACACCCGCACCGGCACGATGGAGGTCGCGATCCCCAAGCTGCGCGAGGGGTCCTACTTCCCTGACTGGCTGCTCGAGCGCCGCCGGCGGGCCGAGCGGGCGCTGACCACGGTGGTGGCGACCTGCTACCTGCTCGGGGTCTCGACACGGCGGATGGAGAAGCTGGTCGAGACCCTCGGCATCACCCGGTTGTCGAAGTCGCAGGTCTCGGTGATGGCCAAGGAACTCGACGCCCACGTCGAGGACTTCCGGACCCGGCCCCTCGACGCCGGCCCGTACACGTTCGTGGCCGCGGACGCGTTGACGATGAAGGTCCGCGAGGGCGGCCGCGTGGTCAACACCCACGTGCTCGTCGCGACCGGCGTCAACGCTGATGGGCACCGCGAGATCCTCGGACTCGACATCTGCTCCGCGGAGTCCGAGGCCGGCTGGCTGACCCTGTTCCGCGGCCTGAACGCCCGTGGCCTGTCCGGGGTCAAGCTGGTCACCTCCGATGCCCACTCCGGGCTCGTCGCGGCCGTCGGAGCGACCTTGGAGGGCGCCAGCTGGCAGCGGTGCCGCACCCACTACGCGGCCAACCTGATGGCGATCTGCCCGAAGTCCTCCTGGCCCGGGGTGAAAGCGATGCTGCACTCGGTCTACGACCAGCCCGACGCCAAGGCCGTGCACGCCCAGTTCGACAAGCTCCTCGACACCGTGGCCGACAAGCTGCCCGAGGTCCACGACCACCTCGACGAAGCCCGGTCCGACATCCTCGCGTTCACTGCCTTCCCCAAGGAGATCTGGCGCCAGATCTGGTCCAACAACCCCAACGAAAGGCTCAACCGCGAGATCCGCCGCCGCACCGACGTCGTGGGGATCTTCCCCGACAGGACCTCCGCGATCCGCCTCATCGGCGCCGTGCTCGCCGAGCAACACGACGACTGGATCGAAGGCCGCCGCTACCTCGGACTCGACGTCCTGGCCCGCTCCCGCATGGCCCTGATCAACACCGACGAGACCACCATCGAGAAGGAGGACCTGACACCCGCCGCATTCACTGCCTAG
- the ltrA gene encoding group II intron reverse transcriptase/maturase yields the protein MNTGEPSRVVFPEREEAEWRVLRMQKKLHRWATENPDRRFDDLANLVYDPAFLVVAWHRVRGNKGARTAGVDGVTPRGVGWAAMDLLAGVREDLKAGRFVPSPVRQKTIPKASGKVRSLGIPTARDRVVQAALKLVLEPIFEADFKPCSYGFRPRRRAQDAIAEIHYLASPTRNYEWVFEADIKACFDEIDHTALMERVRRRVGDKRVLGWVKAFLRAGVLTEDGLNRETITGTPQGGILSPLLANIALSVLDEHFTAKWEALGPEWTRAKHRRAGGAVMKLVRYADDFVVLIHGQRADAEALWDEVGAVLAPMGLRLSVEKTRVCHIDEGFDFLGWRIQRRAWRSRTGKKAIYTYPSKKSLTSIIDKVRTLTRRARHRTLADLLRRLNPTLRGWCTYFRHGVSSRTFGYVDHFAFWRVVGWLRKRHLGLNMHTLVRRYLPGWHIHAGGIDMFRANAFPIERYRYRGTKIPTPWSSTTTPPPRPAA from the coding sequence GTGAACACCGGCGAACCGTCGCGCGTCGTCTTCCCCGAGCGGGAGGAAGCCGAGTGGCGGGTACTACGGATGCAGAAGAAGCTGCACCGATGGGCGACGGAGAATCCCGACCGTCGTTTCGATGACCTCGCCAACCTGGTCTACGACCCGGCCTTCTTGGTCGTGGCGTGGCACCGGGTTCGGGGGAACAAGGGAGCACGAACAGCAGGCGTCGACGGGGTCACCCCGCGCGGTGTCGGCTGGGCGGCGATGGATCTGTTGGCCGGGGTCCGCGAGGATCTGAAGGCAGGTAGGTTCGTGCCGTCGCCGGTGCGGCAGAAGACGATCCCCAAAGCGTCGGGCAAGGTCCGGTCGCTGGGGATTCCGACTGCTCGTGACCGGGTCGTGCAGGCTGCGTTGAAACTGGTGCTCGAGCCGATCTTCGAGGCGGACTTCAAGCCGTGTTCCTACGGCTTCCGTCCTCGTCGCCGCGCCCAGGACGCGATCGCTGAGATTCACTACCTCGCATCACCCACTCGCAACTATGAGTGGGTCTTCGAGGCCGACATCAAGGCGTGCTTCGACGAGATCGACCACACCGCGCTCATGGAGCGGGTGCGGCGACGTGTTGGGGACAAGCGGGTCCTGGGCTGGGTCAAGGCCTTCTTGCGGGCTGGCGTCCTCACCGAGGACGGCCTGAACCGCGAGACGATCACCGGCACACCTCAAGGCGGGATCCTGTCACCGCTGCTGGCCAACATCGCCCTGTCCGTGCTGGACGAGCACTTCACCGCTAAGTGGGAAGCGCTCGGCCCGGAATGGACACGCGCCAAGCATCGACGCGCCGGGGGTGCGGTCATGAAACTCGTCCGCTACGCCGACGACTTCGTGGTCCTCATCCACGGGCAACGCGCAGACGCCGAAGCGCTGTGGGACGAGGTTGGGGCGGTGCTCGCGCCGATGGGCCTGCGTCTGTCGGTCGAGAAGACAAGGGTCTGCCACATCGATGAGGGGTTCGACTTCCTCGGCTGGCGCATCCAGCGCCGTGCCTGGCGGAGCCGGACCGGCAAGAAGGCGATCTACACCTACCCGTCGAAGAAGTCGCTGACTTCGATCATCGACAAGGTGCGGACGCTGACACGTCGTGCAAGACATCGAACACTCGCAGACCTGCTGCGCCGGTTGAACCCGACGCTGCGGGGCTGGTGCACCTACTTCCGCCACGGTGTGTCCTCGCGGACCTTCGGCTACGTCGACCACTTCGCCTTCTGGCGGGTGGTGGGGTGGCTCCGCAAACGACACCTCGGGCTGAACATGCACACCCTGGTCCGGCGCTACCTGCCCGGATGGCACATCCATGCCGGAGGGATCGACATGTTCCGAGCCAACGCGTTCCCCATCGAGCGCTACCGCTACCGGGGCACCAAGATCCCGACACCATGGTCGAGTACAACAACGCCTCCTCCCCGCCCAGCGGCATGA
- a CDS encoding DUF3152 domain-containing protein, whose protein sequence is MSPTRAAVPSGEPEAPPSSRSTPSALASPPATDQVAEAGSGHFTVASGRSRPTGSGELVTYSVEVEEGLPFATSNVAREIDHVLGDRRGWTAIMSRTVQRVSKDATFRILLATPETTDALCAPLDTDGRLSCRNGQTVVLNAWRWANGATAYGDNLDGYRVYMVNHEFGHALGNGHVACPKAGSPAPVMVQQTKSLEGCTSNPWPTAG, encoded by the coding sequence CTGTCACCTACTCGTGCAGCAGTCCCGTCCGGGGAACCAGAGGCGCCACCGTCTTCGCGATCAACACCATCGGCCCTCGCATCCCCTCCCGCCACTGACCAAGTCGCCGAGGCAGGGAGCGGTCACTTCACGGTCGCGTCCGGCAGATCCAGACCGACAGGGAGCGGCGAGCTCGTCACCTACTCCGTCGAAGTGGAAGAAGGACTTCCGTTCGCTACGTCCAACGTCGCGCGCGAGATCGACCATGTGCTCGGGGACAGGCGCGGCTGGACCGCGATCATGTCCCGAACGGTTCAGCGTGTATCGAAGGACGCCACGTTCCGGATCCTCCTAGCGACGCCGGAAACGACGGATGCCCTGTGCGCGCCTCTGGACACCGACGGACGTCTGTCGTGCCGAAACGGACAGACGGTGGTCCTCAACGCGTGGAGATGGGCGAACGGCGCCACTGCGTATGGCGACAATCTCGACGGCTACCGCGTGTACATGGTCAACCACGAGTTCGGGCACGCTCTCGGCAACGGTCACGTCGCGTGTCCCAAAGCTGGAAGCCCGGCTCCGGTCATGGTTCAACAGACGAAGAGCCTTGAGGGCTGCACTTCCAATCCGTGGCCGACAGCCGGTTGA
- a CDS encoding SHOCT domain-containing protein, which produces MTDWYGNGMGTGGWLAMIAMMTIFWGLVILAGVMIFRGSSRSRLGGNTQDRGALEILDERFARGDVHREEYEARRAALRGSAR; this is translated from the coding sequence ATGACGGACTGGTACGGCAACGGCATGGGCACAGGAGGCTGGCTCGCCATGATCGCGATGATGACGATCTTCTGGGGCCTGGTCATCCTCGCCGGGGTGATGATCTTCCGCGGTAGCAGCAGAAGCCGTCTCGGGGGTAACACCCAGGACCGTGGCGCGCTCGAGATCCTCGATGAACGGTTCGCGCGGGGCGATGTCCACCGTGAAGAGTACGAAGCGCGCAGAGCCGCGCTCCGTGGGAGCGCACGCTGA
- a CDS encoding DUF302 domain-containing protein, whose product MNSYTITTTINKPYDETVAAVREALGDQGFGVLTEIDLKASLKEKLDVDIDPQVILGACRPPLAYEAIQAEPSIAALLPCNVVVRALDHETTLVEAFDPDAMMGLADNPALRKIASDAKERLGAAFAALDNTQ is encoded by the coding sequence ATGAACAGTTACACCATCACCACCACGATCAACAAGCCCTATGACGAGACTGTCGCTGCGGTCCGAGAGGCCCTGGGCGATCAGGGCTTCGGGGTGCTGACCGAGATCGACCTCAAGGCGTCTCTGAAGGAGAAGCTCGACGTCGACATCGACCCGCAGGTGATTCTCGGGGCCTGCCGGCCCCCGCTGGCCTACGAAGCCATCCAGGCCGAACCGTCGATCGCGGCACTACTGCCCTGCAACGTGGTCGTGCGCGCCCTGGACCACGAGACGACACTGGTCGAGGCGTTCGACCCGGATGCCATGATGGGCCTCGCTGACAACCCGGCACTGAGGAAGATCGCGAGCGATGCCAAAGAGCGTCTGGGCGCAGCCTTCGCGGCCCTCGACAACACGCAGTGA
- a CDS encoding metal-sensitive transcriptional regulator: MHTEPGYITEKLALQTRLRRIEGQVRGLQRLVDEDTYCIDILTQISASTKALESVALLLLDQHLQHCLTNAGGPEDSRLKLTEASKAIARLVRS; encoded by the coding sequence ATGCACACGGAGCCTGGCTACATCACCGAGAAACTGGCGCTCCAAACCCGACTGCGCCGCATCGAGGGCCAGGTCCGCGGACTCCAGCGTCTGGTCGACGAGGACACCTACTGCATCGACATCCTCACCCAGATCTCAGCCTCCACCAAGGCACTCGAGAGCGTCGCGCTGCTGCTCCTGGACCAACACCTGCAGCACTGCCTGACCAACGCCGGCGGCCCCGAGGACAGCCGACTCAAGCTCACCGAGGCCTCCAAGGCCATCGCACGACTCGTCCGCTCCTAA
- a CDS encoding heavy-metal-associated domain-containing protein, producing the protein MTEIANTPRSLPLLEDQATDSGGCGCGGCGCGASDADSAATTSSSIDQENPMTTHTHTYAVSGMTCGHCAAAVTSELQSLDGVTDVHVDLVAGGTSTVTVASQAPLDDIQVRAALDEAGEYQLVQR; encoded by the coding sequence GTGACCGAGATCGCCAACACGCCTCGCAGTCTCCCGCTGCTCGAAGACCAGGCCACCGACTCCGGCGGCTGCGGATGCGGCGGCTGCGGCTGCGGCGCCTCCGACGCCGACTCAGCGGCCACGACGTCCAGCTCGATCGATCAGGAGAATCCGATGACCACCCACACCCACACCTACGCCGTCTCCGGCATGACCTGCGGCCACTGCGCCGCAGCTGTGACCAGCGAGCTGCAGTCCCTCGACGGTGTCACCGACGTGCACGTCGACCTCGTCGCCGGCGGAACCTCAACGGTGACCGTCGCCAGCCAGGCCCCCTTGGACGACATCCAGGTTCGGGCCGCCCTCGATGAGGCCGGCGAGTACCAGCTCGTCCAGCGATAA
- a CDS encoding IS3 family transposase, with amino-acid sequence MRIAPSTYYATKARPPSARSVRDAELIEDIKVAHRANLGVYGARKIHAELNREGVKVARCTVERLMKAEGLRGIPRDKTRKTTIGDGAETERPEDLVKRKFIATAPNQLWVADLTYVRTHAGWTYVAFVLDVFSRMIVGWQVSTSLRTDLALDALDMGLWARQRAGRDVTGLTHHSDRGVQYRAIRYTERLAEAEAVASVGSKGDSYDNAMAEALNSLFKAECIRNPVMRPKGGWKSVSDVEIAVAEYVDWFNHRRLHGELGHVPPAEFEANHWASEPLPHYRANPVLIEVGTN; translated from the coding sequence GTGCGGATCGCCCCGAGCACCTACTACGCCACCAAGGCCAGGCCACCGTCGGCGCGCAGCGTGCGTGACGCCGAGCTGATCGAGGACATCAAGGTCGCCCACCGGGCAAACCTTGGTGTCTACGGCGCCCGCAAGATCCACGCCGAACTCAACCGCGAAGGCGTCAAGGTCGCTCGTTGCACCGTGGAGCGGCTCATGAAGGCCGAGGGGCTGCGTGGAATCCCGCGAGACAAGACCCGCAAGACCACCATCGGCGACGGCGCGGAGACCGAGCGGCCCGAGGACCTGGTCAAGCGCAAGTTCATCGCCACCGCCCCGAACCAGCTCTGGGTGGCCGATCTGACCTACGTCCGAACGCATGCTGGCTGGACCTACGTCGCGTTCGTCCTCGACGTGTTCAGCAGGATGATCGTGGGCTGGCAGGTGTCGACCAGCCTGCGCACCGACCTCGCGCTGGACGCCCTGGACATGGGTCTGTGGGCACGACAGCGGGCCGGCCGCGACGTCACCGGCCTGACGCATCACAGCGATCGCGGAGTTCAATATCGAGCGATTCGCTACACCGAGCGGCTGGCCGAAGCCGAGGCCGTCGCATCGGTCGGGTCGAAGGGCGACAGCTACGACAATGCGATGGCCGAGGCGCTCAACTCGCTGTTCAAGGCCGAATGCATCCGCAATCCCGTCATGCGCCCCAAGGGCGGCTGGAAGTCAGTCAGCGACGTCGAGATCGCAGTCGCTGAGTACGTCGACTGGTTCAACCACAGGCGCCTTCACGGCGAGCTTGGCCACGTCCCGCCCGCCGAGTTCGAGGCCAACCACTGGGCATCCGAGCCCCTTCCGCACTACCGTGCGAACCCGGTCCTCATCGAGGTCGGAACCAACTAA
- the istA gene encoding IS21 family transposase, whose translation MVRKIKAKLVLQLRAEGLSGRAIASSQGMSRKSITAVLDAADVAGISWDDVAERPEDEVYALLFPGRGEHESVFAQPNWDQVHKEMARVGVTLKLLHSEYTDSCAAAGEPAMGYDRFCRTYQRHVLVTGVASRVGHKAAQTVEVDWSGPTMQLSDPVSGAIRTVYLFVGCLPFSRYAFVEPTLDMKQDTWLRAHVAMFEAFGGSVPRVVSDNLKTGVIKHPRDGEIVLNDAYREMAGHYSAAVLPGRVRKAKDKASVENTVWHVAMRIIADLRDERFTSLPELKAAITSRVEAYNGEPFQKRPGSRASVFTAEEQPLLRPLPQTAYEISRWVYGRRVGRNGHVVWEKNFYSVPFAHVGALVDLRITDRVLQAYRGTARLSSHLLLPPDAANEYRTNDADLPVGERYRQWDPDRVRDWAERIGPATVSVVNRIFESVPVDEQGLDAALAVLRLSRRFSAERVEAASRLALAGRVRSPRYAHLHPILVTGQDKTAGLRPPREEPAEAGGYVRGAGYYAGGAK comes from the coding sequence ATGGTACGGAAGATCAAGGCGAAGCTCGTGCTGCAGTTGCGAGCCGAGGGACTCTCAGGGCGAGCGATCGCGTCCTCGCAGGGAATGTCACGCAAGTCCATCACTGCGGTGCTGGACGCTGCGGACGTAGCCGGCATCAGTTGGGACGACGTCGCTGAACGCCCAGAGGACGAGGTGTACGCGCTGCTGTTCCCCGGACGCGGTGAGCACGAGAGCGTGTTCGCCCAGCCGAACTGGGACCAGGTCCACAAAGAGATGGCCCGGGTCGGGGTGACGCTGAAGCTGCTGCACAGCGAGTACACCGACTCATGTGCCGCGGCTGGCGAGCCAGCGATGGGCTACGACCGGTTCTGCCGCACCTACCAGCGCCACGTGCTGGTCACCGGCGTCGCGTCGCGTGTGGGTCACAAGGCCGCCCAGACCGTCGAGGTCGACTGGTCCGGCCCGACGATGCAACTGAGCGACCCGGTCAGCGGAGCGATAAGGACGGTGTACCTGTTCGTGGGGTGCCTGCCGTTCAGCCGGTACGCATTCGTGGAGCCGACCCTGGACATGAAGCAGGACACCTGGCTGCGGGCTCACGTGGCGATGTTCGAGGCCTTCGGCGGTTCGGTGCCCAGGGTCGTGTCGGACAACCTGAAGACCGGAGTGATCAAGCATCCCCGTGACGGCGAGATCGTCCTCAACGACGCCTACCGTGAGATGGCTGGGCACTACTCGGCCGCGGTGCTGCCAGGCCGGGTCCGCAAGGCCAAGGACAAAGCCAGCGTCGAGAACACGGTGTGGCACGTCGCGATGCGAATCATCGCCGACCTGCGTGATGAGAGGTTCACGTCGCTGCCCGAGCTCAAGGCGGCCATCACCAGCCGCGTGGAGGCCTACAACGGCGAGCCGTTCCAGAAGCGACCCGGCTCGCGGGCGAGCGTGTTCACGGCCGAGGAGCAGCCGCTGCTGCGGCCGCTGCCACAAACGGCCTACGAGATCAGCCGGTGGGTCTACGGGCGTCGGGTCGGGCGCAACGGGCATGTGGTGTGGGAGAAGAACTTCTACTCCGTACCGTTCGCCCACGTCGGCGCCTTGGTCGACCTGCGTATCACCGACCGGGTGCTGCAGGCCTACCGCGGCACCGCGCGGCTGAGCAGCCACTTGCTGCTGCCGCCGGACGCGGCCAACGAGTACCGCACCAATGACGCCGATCTCCCGGTCGGCGAACGGTATCGCCAGTGGGACCCGGACCGGGTCAGGGACTGGGCTGAGCGGATCGGCCCGGCGACGGTGAGCGTGGTGAACCGGATCTTCGAGTCCGTCCCGGTCGACGAGCAGGGCTTGGACGCCGCCCTGGCGGTGCTGCGGCTGTCGCGACGTTTCTCGGCCGAGCGGGTCGAGGCAGCCTCCCGGCTGGCGTTGGCAGGTCGGGTGCGGTCCCCGCGCTATGCGCACCTGCACCCCATCTTGGTCACCGGGCAGGACAAGACCGCCGGGCTGCGGCCACCACGCGAGGAACCAGCAGAAGCCGGTGGCTACGTTCGTGGTGCCGGCTACTACGCGGGCGGTGCCAAGTGA
- a CDS encoding ATP-binding protein yields MNGIDIETKRKLREMGAAPLLEALEGQDDTLTLGMGFGERLRLVVDEAHSTFNHAKVEGLIRRAGLRYPGADLRRLDLVEERGLDRQVIAQLGTCTFIERQQNVVFQGFTGSGKSYLGCALAKQACQHRIRAHYIRMPDLEEAWALASDKPQGATKFLKKYAAFTLLVIDEWLLDHPDDAIRSMLLELLERRYDTGSTVFCTQYAKKDWHQRLGSGVHADAIMDRIVHNTIWVDTGNHNMREHASMNR; encoded by the coding sequence GTGAACGGCATCGACATCGAGACCAAGCGCAAGCTGCGTGAGATGGGCGCCGCGCCGCTGCTGGAGGCGCTCGAGGGCCAAGACGACACCCTGACGCTGGGGATGGGCTTCGGTGAACGGCTCCGGTTGGTGGTCGACGAGGCACACTCGACGTTCAACCACGCCAAGGTCGAGGGCCTGATCCGCCGCGCCGGACTGCGGTACCCCGGCGCCGACCTGCGCCGGCTCGATCTGGTCGAGGAACGTGGGCTGGACCGTCAGGTGATCGCCCAGCTCGGGACCTGCACGTTCATCGAGCGACAGCAGAACGTGGTGTTCCAGGGCTTCACCGGCTCCGGGAAGTCCTACCTCGGATGCGCGCTAGCCAAGCAGGCCTGCCAACACCGGATCCGTGCCCACTACATCCGCATGCCCGACCTGGAAGAAGCCTGGGCGCTGGCCAGTGACAAGCCACAAGGAGCGACGAAGTTCCTCAAGAAGTACGCGGCCTTCACGTTGCTGGTGATCGACGAATGGCTGCTCGACCACCCCGACGACGCCATCAGGAGCATGCTGCTCGAGCTACTGGAACGCAGGTACGACACCGGGTCCACGGTGTTTTGCACCCAATACGCCAAGAAGGACTGGCACCAGCGGCTCGGATCAGGAGTGCACGCCGACGCGATCATGGACCGCATCGTGCACAACACCATCTGGGTCGACACCGGCAACCACAACATGCGTGAACACGCCTCGATGAACCGGTGA
- a CDS encoding transposase, whose amino-acid sequence MMRVMAAPRKYSAELQQRATRMAIEARKDPASARGAIKRVADQLGVHPEALRTWVRQAEIDGGVRPGTTTDDATRLAELEREVRELRRANEILKTSAAFFAAAELDRKIK is encoded by the coding sequence ATGATGAGAGTCATGGCAGCACCGAGGAAGTACAGCGCTGAGCTACAGCAGCGGGCGACGAGGATGGCGATCGAGGCCCGGAAGGACCCCGCCTCGGCGCGGGGAGCGATCAAGCGGGTCGCCGATCAGCTCGGGGTCCACCCCGAAGCGTTGCGTACCTGGGTTCGCCAGGCCGAGATCGACGGCGGCGTCCGGCCCGGGACCACGACAGATGACGCGACCAGGCTGGCCGAGCTCGAGCGTGAGGTCCGCGAGCTACGACGTGCCAACGAGATTTTGAAGACGTCCGCGGCTTTTTTCGCGGCCGCGGAGCTCGACCGCAAGATCAAGTAG
- a CDS encoding helix-turn-helix domain-containing protein: MANRPAPALLLRDGDRDQLEGWLRSRSLGSGLAKRARMILLAADGVGNREIAQRVGASPTTVIQWRSRYEERGLPGLEDRERSGRPRSLDHRAIVAETLKPPPKKLGVTHWSSRLLAQRLKVSNSSIARAWRAYGIKPWKAESF; encoded by the coding sequence ATGGCGAATCGACCGGCCCCGGCTTTGTTGTTGCGCGATGGCGACCGCGACCAGCTTGAGGGCTGGCTTCGTTCGAGGTCGCTGGGTTCAGGTCTGGCCAAGCGTGCGCGGATGATCCTGCTGGCCGCCGACGGGGTGGGGAACCGCGAGATCGCACAACGAGTCGGCGCTTCGCCGACCACGGTCATCCAGTGGCGGAGCAGGTACGAGGAGCGCGGGCTGCCCGGGCTCGAGGACCGGGAGCGCTCAGGACGGCCGCGGAGCCTGGATCACCGCGCGATCGTGGCCGAGACGTTGAAGCCGCCGCCGAAGAAGCTCGGCGTCACGCACTGGTCGAGCCGGCTGCTGGCCCAGCGGCTCAAGGTCTCCAACTCCTCGATCGCGCGGGCCTGGCGGGCTTATGGGATCAAGCCGTGGAAGGCCGAGTCGTTCTGA
- the istB gene encoding IS21-like element helper ATPase IstB: MTTPTGKITGRATGSDLFSEVAFLARELKTPVINETFAVLGDQARAEGWSHEEYLAAVLGRQVASRTANGTRMRIAAAHFPAIKTIEDFTFDHVPAATRDLVAHLATTTFIAKRDNVVLLGPPGTGKTHLAIALAIKAAEASYPVAFDSATGWITRLAAAHEQGHLERELRKLNRYRLLVIDEVGYLPFDTAAASLFFQLIASRYETGSVVVTSNLAFSRWGETLGDDVVAAATIDRLVHHAQVIALDGESYRTRGHRTGPPPASHTKTT, from the coding sequence ATGACGACACCCACCGGCAAGATCACCGGCAGAGCAACCGGCAGCGACCTGTTCAGTGAGGTCGCGTTCCTGGCTCGTGAGCTCAAGACCCCGGTGATCAACGAGACCTTCGCTGTCCTGGGCGACCAGGCCCGCGCCGAGGGCTGGTCGCACGAGGAGTACCTCGCGGCCGTGCTGGGCCGCCAGGTCGCCTCACGGACCGCGAACGGGACCCGGATGCGGATCGCTGCGGCGCACTTCCCCGCGATCAAGACCATCGAGGACTTCACCTTCGACCACGTCCCTGCTGCGACCCGCGACCTGGTCGCGCACCTGGCCACCACCACGTTCATCGCCAAACGCGACAACGTCGTGCTCCTCGGGCCGCCAGGGACGGGGAAAACGCACCTGGCGATCGCGTTGGCGATCAAGGCAGCCGAGGCGTCCTACCCGGTTGCGTTCGACTCCGCGACCGGGTGGATCACCCGCCTGGCCGCTGCCCACGAGCAAGGCCACCTCGAGCGCGAGCTGCGCAAGCTCAACCGCTACCGGCTGCTGGTCATCGACGAGGTCGGCTACCTGCCCTTTGACACCGCCGCCGCGTCGCTGTTCTTCCAACTCATCGCCAGCCGCTACGAGACCGGCTCGGTCGTGGTCACCTCGAACCTGGCGTTCTCACGCTGGGGCGAGACCCTCGGCGACGACGTCGTCGCAGCAGCCACCATCGACCGACTCGTCCACCACGCCCAGGTCATCGCCCTGGACGGCGAGTCGTACCGCACCCGCGGGCACCGAACCGGGCCACCCCCGGCAAGCCACACCAAGACCACCTAG